A DNA window from Xiphias gladius isolate SHS-SW01 ecotype Sanya breed wild chromosome 3, ASM1685928v1, whole genome shotgun sequence contains the following coding sequences:
- the LOC120784872 gene encoding LOW QUALITY PROTEIN: protein spinster homolog 1-like (The sequence of the model RefSeq protein was modified relative to this genomic sequence to represent the inferred CDS: inserted 2 bases in 1 codon): MRATSCCGTDTLCNKRAEGRLKCYLIGKVSDGEVQAVKPPPKRRRILDPSAIVPVPVYSNQVSSSLQLKPMAPVFTEKEETDEVADDSLLSRFSSRGTAAAVVTLSDSEEDDAERVEDRAQHNELEAVRCPSPPPESPVQKQSRQVKKKLDEIDRRLRAVNSLLSPEHQVRTRSRRRRGPPSPTIEEEQDDDVIIMTPNWGTQSSPYSSSVREIPLKVRCRTDVHKIPVLSSTPLRDVLAQLSVTLNVPPPRLLLLREEVELPADSTVGELGLGIADIIAAAMSLGEPTSDSAPFFSDDSEAEGLEEEGGAAGPRPQEGPSSGVSRVRALLTVFILFYINLLNYMDRFTVAGVLPDIEHYFGIDDEKSGLLQTVFICSYMFLAPFFGYLGDRYNRKFIMSFGIAFWSLVTLASSYTPKEHFWALLLTRGLVGVGEASYSTIAPTIIADLYVKGKRTNMLSVFYFAIPVGSGLGYIVGSQVTNIANDWHWALRVTPALGLIAVLLLLFVVQEPKRGAIEARPEHHLHQTSWLTDLQALSKNYSFVLSTFGFTAVAFVTGSLALWAPTFLLRAAIFTGXRAPCLEGHCASSDSLIFGAITCVTGVLGVASGVQASRLLRTRTPRADPLVCAAGLLLSAPFLYLAIVFAEASTIATYVFIFLGETFLSMNWAIVADILLYVVVPTRRSTAEALQIVISHLLGDAGSPYLIGVVSDSLRRTDSFLWQFRSLQLSLLLCSFVAVVGGAFFLATALFIERDRQRAENFVPTDDEPIVVPKSGRSTRVPVSSVLI, translated from the exons ATGCGGGCGACGTCCTGCTGCGGGACTGACACCCTCTGTAACAAACGTGCTGAAGGCCGTTTAAAATGTTATCTTATCGGCAAA GTATCTGACGGGGAGGTGCAGGCTGTGAAGCCGCCGCCCAAACGCCGACGCATCCTCGACCCGTCAGCCATCGTCCCGGTGCCGGTCTACTCGAACCAG gtgaGCAGCAGTCTGCAACTGAAGCCGATGGCTCCCGTGTTTACAGAGAAGGAAGAAACAg ATGAGGTGGCGGACGACAGTTTGTTGTCTCGGTTCTCGTCTCGAGGAACGGCAGCAGCCGTCGTCACCCTCAGTGACTCCGAGGAGGACGATGCGGAGCGCGTGGAGGACCGAGCACAACACAACGAGCT aGAAGCCGTTCGCTGCCCATCTCCACCTCCTGAGAGTCCGGTCCAGAAACAGTCCAGACAGGTTAAAAAGAAGCTCGA CGAGATCGACAGGAGGCTCCGGGCGGTGAACTCCCTCCTGTCTCCGGAGCATCAGGTCAGGACCAGGTCCAGGCGCCGCCGAGGCCCCCCGTCTCCAACGATTGAGGAGGAGCAAGACGACGATGTCATCATAATGACCCCGAACTGGGGCACGCAGAGTTCGCCGTACAGCTCCTCGGTCCGGGAGATCCCCCTCAAGGTCCGCTGCCGAACGGACGTCCACAAGATCCCCGTGCTGTCT TCGACGCCTTTGAGGGACGTGCTGGCCCAGCTGTCCGTCACCCTTAACGTCCCGCCCCCACGCCTCCTGTTGTTGAGGGAGGAAGTCGAGCTGCCGGCAGACTCCACCGTCGGTGAGCTCGGCCTCGGCATCGCAGACATCATAG CGGCGGCCATGTCTCTGGGCGAGCCCACGTCGGACTCTGCGCCGTTCTTCTCCGATGACAGCGAGGCGGAgggtctggaggaggagggcgggGCGGCGGGTCCGCGGCCGCAGGAGGGCCCGTCCAGCGGGGTGTCCAGAGTCCGAGCCCTGCTGACCGTCTTCATCCTCTTCTACATCAACCTGCTCAACTACATGGACAGGTTCACCGTGGCAG GTGTTCTCCCGGACATAGAGCATTATTTTGGGATTGACGATGAGAAATCTGGCTTACTCCAAACTG tttttatCTGCAGCTACATGTTCCTGGCTCCGTTCTTTGGATACCTGGGTGACAGGTACAACAGGAAGTTCATCATGAGTTTTGGAATTGCATTCTGGTCCTTGGTGACGCTGGCCAGCTCCTATACGCCCAAAGAA CATTTCTGGGCCCTGTTGTTGACCCGGGGCCTGGTCGGAGTGGGGGAGGCCAGTTACTCCACCATCGCTCCCACCATCATCGCTGACCTCTATGTGAAGGGGAAGAGGACGAACATGCTCTCCGTCTTCTACTTCGCCATTCCCGTCGGCAG TGGTCTTGGATACATCGTGGGGTCACAAGTCACTAATATAGCGAATGACTGGCACTGGGCTCTGCGG GTGACTCCAGCGTTGGGGCTGATCGcagtgttgctgctgctgtttgtggttCAGGAGCCTAAAAGAGGAGCCATCGAGGCCCGACCGGAGCACCACCTGCACCAGACCAGCTGGCTGACGGACCTGCAGGCCCTGAGCAAGAA ctACAGCTTTGTCTTGTCCACCTTCGGCTTCACGGCGGTGGCGTTTGTCACCGGTTCTCTGGCTCTTTGGGCTCCGACGTTTCTCTTGAGAGCCGCCATCTTCACCGG GAGAGCTCCCTGTCTGGAGGGACACTGCGCCTCCTCAGACAG TCTGATTTTTGGGGCCATCACCTGCGTCACAGGTGTGCTGGGCGTGGCCAGCGGTGTGCAGGCAAGTCGGCTGCTGAGGACGAGGACGCCCCGAGCCGATCCGCTGGTCTGCGCTGCCGGTCTGCTCCTCTCGGCACCTTTCCTCTACCTGGCCATCGTCTTCGCCGAGGCCAGCACCATCGCCACATAC gtttttattttcctcgGAGAGACGTTCCTGTCCATGAACTGGGCCATCGTGGCTGATATTCTACTG TACGTGGTCGTTCCCACGCGTCGCTCCACAGCCGAGGCTCTGCAGATCGTCATTTCTCATCTGTTAGGAGATGCTGGAAGTCCATACCTGATAGGAGTG GTTTCGGACTCTCTGAGGAGGACGGACTCGTTCCTCTGGCAGTTCCGgtctctgcagctctctctgctgctctgctccttCGTGGCCGTGGTGGGCGGGGCTTTCTTCCTCGCCACCGCCCTCTTCATCGAAAGAGACCGTCAGCGGGCCGAGAACTTCGTCCCCACAG ATGACGAGCCGATTGTTGTACCGAAAAGCGGCCGGTCCACCCGGGTGCCAGTGTCCAGTGTTCTGATCTGA
- the LOC120806409 gene encoding uncharacterized protein LOC120806409 isoform X2: MDPSWFFLVLSAAVFVSIVLLAVVCLDCWNKGALVSIRQTNASEEYMQSTEFRVIHPLQPAGDLNSIRSAPHLLSPHRVVSPSADPGTQRRHRSFTPTETGPEYVNPDPNLPDSDIEDPGYITVIPDVEAPTPSSESRASTPSSDVRHDYVNLEEERDYLNVDPLLSQNEKINEGNNRFKINIMVRWSLTTQ; this comes from the exons ATGGACCCCTCCTGGTTCTTCCTGGTTCTGTCGGCCGCCGTCTTCGTCTCCATCGTCCTCCTGGCCGTCGTCTGCCTGGACTGCTGGAACAAGGGCGCGCTGG TCTCCATCAGGCAAACTAATGCCTCGGAGGAATACATGCA aTCCACTGAATTCAGAGTCATCCATCCAC TGCAGCCAGCCGGGGATCTGAACTCCATCCGCTCCGCTCCCCACCTGCTGTCACCACACAGAGTTGT CTCACCTTCAGCTGATCCCGGAACCCAGCGGAGACACCGGTCCTTCACCCCAACAGAGACTG GACCTGAATACGTAAACCCTGACCCAAACCTTCCTGACAGTGACATAGAAGATCCCGGATACAT caccGTGATACCCGACGTCGAAGCCCCTACTCCGTCGAGCGAGAGCCGAGCCTCGACGCCGAGTTCAG ATGTTCGACACGATTACGTGAACCTCGAAG AGGAACGAGACTATCTGAACGTGGATCCGCTGCTCTCTCAAA atgaaaaaattaatgaaGGGAACAATCGCTTCAAAATCAATATTATGGTTCGTTGGAGCCTTACAACTCAGTGA
- the sgf29 gene encoding SAGA-associated factor 29: MSADTKIAGLLTELHQLIKQTQEERSRSEHNLLNIQKTHERMQTENKTSPYYRTKLRGLYTTAKADAEAECSILRHALDKIAEIKSLLEERRIAAKMAGVYGDSDPPRKTMRRGVLMTLLQQSAMTLPLWIGKPGESPPPLCGATPASSDYVAKQGDKVAARVKTADGDEQWILAEVVSYSHSTNKYEVDDIDEEGKERHTLSRRRIIPLPQWKANPETDPEALFSKDQLVLALYPQTTCFYRALIHTPPHRPQDDYSVLFEDTTYADGYSPPLNVAQRYVVACKENKKK, translated from the exons ATGTCAGCTGATACCAAGATTGCCGGGCTGCTCACAGAGCTCCACCAGCTCATCAAACAGACCCAG GAGGAGAGGTCACGCAGCGAACACAATCTACTCaacattcagaaaacacacGAGAGGATGCAGACGGAAAACAAAA CCTCTCCATACTACCGGACCAAGCTGAGGGGTCTGTACACCACAGCCAAAGCAGATGCCGAGGCAGAGTGTAG CATTCTGCGCCATGCTCTTGATAAAATTGCAGAAATCAAGTCTTTgttggaggagaggaggatag ctgctAAGATGGCAGGAGTTTACGGCGACAGCGACCCTCCAAGGAAGACGATGAGGCGCGGGGTCCTGATGACGCTCCTCCAGCAGTCGGCCATGACGCTCCCTCTGTGGATCGGAAAGCCGGGGGAGAG CCCCCCTCCTCTGTGCGGGGCGACTCCGGCCAGCAGCGACTACGTGGCCAAACAGGGCGACAAAGTGGCAGCGAGGGTCAAAACTGCGGACGGAGACGAGCAGTGGATCCTGGCTGAGGTGGTCAGCTACAGCCACTCCACCAACAA ATATGAAGTGGACGACATTGACGAAGAGGGCAAAGA GAGACACACTCTGAGCAGACGGCGGATCATCCCTCTGCCTCAGTGGAAGGCCAACCCAGAGACGGATCCGGAGGCCCTGTTCAGTAAGGACCAGCTGGTGCTGGCCCTCTACCCCCAGACCACCTGCTTCTACCGGGCCCTCATCCACACCCCACCGCACAGG CCTCAGGACGACTACTCAGTGCTGTTTGAGGACACAACGTACGCCGACGGTTACTCCCCCCCCCTTAACGTGGCTCAGCGATATGTGGTCGCCTGCAAGGAGAACAAGAAGAAGTGA